A genomic segment from Aegilops tauschii subsp. strangulata cultivar AL8/78 chromosome 1, Aet v6.0, whole genome shotgun sequence encodes:
- the LOC109768413 gene encoding uncharacterized protein isoform X2, with protein MSCGCGGGVAAGDGGLAEWQRIYDRVEALAAGRARLEARNRTQHEFWDARDKINQSRLHQAELSRSRWEAACRELLPSDDPKLAELLESDLEDSRTCEALLDTENSELLAQLKEDGNCVELNENTADHEHTSGDLISELRKLKRTYETICWNKDKEATEAVQKLQQKIEELQVAACKKDDEIGILQAEASACINKLVVLKGKLDEMRSLDKDIDIQKLKVGQHETLERKIASLPNIQSKEAGNVVGIIQKNADHGAITGELRAELRKLKQAYETLSSNKDKEISKLLEMKDFLLNQLMRMDKDNAELLQKKEVEAAQANEAAQKLQQNVEELEVSVRYKDDEIGRLRAEAGPLKIKEVEAAQANEAAQKLQQNVEELQGIVRYKDDEIGRLRAEAGPLKIKEVEAEAKKAVQTLQQNVEELQVAVRNKDDEIGKLRAEVGHLKIKQVEAAQKLQQNVDVLQIEVRNKNDENCRLPAEAANAEKKVPALEGKLLEMHSLVKEKNDEIQKLKNWQPESLKCKCVSSIAV; from the exons ATGAGTTGCGGCTgtggcggcggcgtggcggcggggGACGGCGGGCTGGCCGAGTGGCAGCGCATCTACGACCGGGTCGAGGCGCTCGCCGCCGGCCGCGCGCGGCTGGAGGCGCGCAACAGGACCCAGCACGAGTTCTGGGACGCCCGCGACAAGATCAACCAGTCCCGCCTCCaccag GCGGAGCTGAGCAGAAGCAGGTGGGAGGCGGCCTGCAGGGAGCTGCTCCCTTCCGATGATCCCAAGCTCGCCG AACTGCTAGAGAGTGATTTGGAGGATTCAAGAACTTGTGAAGCTCTCTTGGACACCGAAAACTCAGAACTGCTG GCACAACTGAAGGAAGATGGAAATTGTGTAGAGCTTAATGAAAACACTGCAGATCATGAGCACACTTCTGGAGATTTAATATCAGAGCTAAGAAAGTTAAAGCGAACCTATGAGACCATATGCTGGAACAAGGATAAGGAAGCCACTGAAGCCGTGCAAAAGCTTCAACAGAAGATAGAGGAGCTGCAAGTGGCAGCCTGTAAGAAGGATGATGAGATTGGAATATtgcaagcagaagcttctgcttgtaTAAATAAGTTAGTGGTTCTAAAGGGTAAACTAGATGAAATGCGATCTTTGGATAAGGACATTGACATCCAAAAGCTCAAAGTTGGGCAACATGAGACTCTTGAACGCAAGATTGCCTCCTTACCAAAT ATACAATCCAAGGAAGCTGGAAATGTTGTAGGTATTATTCAAAAGAATGCGGATCATGGGGCCATCACAGGAGAATTAAGAGCGGAGCTCAGAAAACTGAAGCAAGCTTATGAGACCCTGAGCTCAAACAAGGATAAGGAAATTTCTAAATTACTTGAAATGAAGGATTTTCTTTTGAACCAACTGATGAGAATGGACAAGGACAATGCAGAGCTCCTTCAGAAAAAGGAAGTGGAGGCAGCACAAGCTAACGAAGCAGCACAAAAGCTTCAGCAGAATGTAGAGGAGCTGGAAGTGTCAGTCCGATATAAGGATGATGAGATTGGCAGATTGCGAGCAGAAGCGGGGCCCCTAAAGATAAAGGAAGTGGAGGCAGCACAAGCTAATGAAGCAGCACAAAAGCTTCAGCAGAATGTAGAGGAGCTGCAAGGTATAGTCCGATATAAGGATGATGAGATTGGCAGATTGCGAGCAGAAGCGGGGCCCCTGAAGATAAAGGAAGTGGAGGCAGAAGCGAAGAAAGCAGTGCAAACGCTTCAGCAGAATGTAGAGGAGCTGCAAGTGGCAGTCCGAAATAAAGATGACGAGATTGGCAAATTGCGAGCAGAAGTGGGGCACCTTAAGATAAAACAAGTGGAAGCAGCACAAAAGCTTCAGCAGAATGTAGATGTGCTGCAAATAGAAGTACGAAATAAGAATGACGAGAATTGTAGATTGCCAGCAGAAGCTGCTAATGCAGAAAAAAAGGTACCGGCTCTTGAGGGTAAGCTACTGGAAATGCATTCCTTGGTTAAGGAGAAAAACGATGAAATACAAAAACTGAAAAATTGGCAACCTGAGAGTCTGAAATGCAAATGTGTTTCTTCTATAGCAGTT TAA
- the LOC109768413 gene encoding uncharacterized protein isoform X1, which produces MSCGCGGGVAAGDGGLAEWQRIYDRVEALAAGRARLEARNRTQHEFWDARDKINQSRLHQAELSRSRWEAACRELLPSDDPKLAELLESDLEDSRTCEALLDTENSELLAQLKEDGNCVELNENTADHEHTSGDLISELRKLKRTYETICWNKDKEATEAVQKLQQKIEELQVAACKKDDEIGILQAEASACINKLVVLKGKLDEMRSLDKDIDIQKLKVGQHETLERKIASLPNIQSKEAGNVVGIIQKNADHGAITGELRAELRKLKQAYETLSSNKDKEISKLLEMKDFLLNQLMRMDKDNAELLQKKEVEAAQANEAAQKLQQNVEELEVSVRYKDDEIGRLRAEAGPLKIKEVEAAQANEAAQKLQQNVEELQGIVRYKDDEIGRLRAEAGPLKIKEVEAEAKKAVQTLQQNVEELQVAVRNKDDEIGKLRAEVGHLKIKQVEAAQKLQQNVDVLQIEVRNKNDENCRLPAEAANAEKKVPALEVTHSTEPKTAEASASTKALAVVVAASASPPGASSKPGAGINIDLTPPRLVDDREASPPFPPGFGPPARFKDTTTTAPTATFAVVVAKGDGNPDQSIAGTTDAAGGLDIDNAPLPPASTTTKTKSSMLKGKPRPKVQSNADKEGAELDSILGKRMERNRPESNVGLGENKEMNRDMYKKMRGSVSGEAESNIGVLGRKEATGIGATGN; this is translated from the exons ATGAGTTGCGGCTgtggcggcggcgtggcggcggggGACGGCGGGCTGGCCGAGTGGCAGCGCATCTACGACCGGGTCGAGGCGCTCGCCGCCGGCCGCGCGCGGCTGGAGGCGCGCAACAGGACCCAGCACGAGTTCTGGGACGCCCGCGACAAGATCAACCAGTCCCGCCTCCaccag GCGGAGCTGAGCAGAAGCAGGTGGGAGGCGGCCTGCAGGGAGCTGCTCCCTTCCGATGATCCCAAGCTCGCCG AACTGCTAGAGAGTGATTTGGAGGATTCAAGAACTTGTGAAGCTCTCTTGGACACCGAAAACTCAGAACTGCTG GCACAACTGAAGGAAGATGGAAATTGTGTAGAGCTTAATGAAAACACTGCAGATCATGAGCACACTTCTGGAGATTTAATATCAGAGCTAAGAAAGTTAAAGCGAACCTATGAGACCATATGCTGGAACAAGGATAAGGAAGCCACTGAAGCCGTGCAAAAGCTTCAACAGAAGATAGAGGAGCTGCAAGTGGCAGCCTGTAAGAAGGATGATGAGATTGGAATATtgcaagcagaagcttctgcttgtaTAAATAAGTTAGTGGTTCTAAAGGGTAAACTAGATGAAATGCGATCTTTGGATAAGGACATTGACATCCAAAAGCTCAAAGTTGGGCAACATGAGACTCTTGAACGCAAGATTGCCTCCTTACCAAAT ATACAATCCAAGGAAGCTGGAAATGTTGTAGGTATTATTCAAAAGAATGCGGATCATGGGGCCATCACAGGAGAATTAAGAGCGGAGCTCAGAAAACTGAAGCAAGCTTATGAGACCCTGAGCTCAAACAAGGATAAGGAAATTTCTAAATTACTTGAAATGAAGGATTTTCTTTTGAACCAACTGATGAGAATGGACAAGGACAATGCAGAGCTCCTTCAGAAAAAGGAAGTGGAGGCAGCACAAGCTAACGAAGCAGCACAAAAGCTTCAGCAGAATGTAGAGGAGCTGGAAGTGTCAGTCCGATATAAGGATGATGAGATTGGCAGATTGCGAGCAGAAGCGGGGCCCCTAAAGATAAAGGAAGTGGAGGCAGCACAAGCTAATGAAGCAGCACAAAAGCTTCAGCAGAATGTAGAGGAGCTGCAAGGTATAGTCCGATATAAGGATGATGAGATTGGCAGATTGCGAGCAGAAGCGGGGCCCCTGAAGATAAAGGAAGTGGAGGCAGAAGCGAAGAAAGCAGTGCAAACGCTTCAGCAGAATGTAGAGGAGCTGCAAGTGGCAGTCCGAAATAAAGATGACGAGATTGGCAAATTGCGAGCAGAAGTGGGGCACCTTAAGATAAAACAAGTGGAAGCAGCACAAAAGCTTCAGCAGAATGTAGATGTGCTGCAAATAGAAGTACGAAATAAGAATGACGAGAATTGTAGATTGCCAGCAGAAGCTGCTAATGCAGAAAAAAAGGTACCGGCTCTTGAGG TAACACATAGCACTGAACCAAAAACAGCCGAGGCCTCTGCATCAACAAAAGCCTTGGCTGTTGTGGTGGCTGCTTCAGCATCTCCACCCGGCGCAAGCTCCAAGCCAGGGGCGGGGATCAACATCGACCTGACCCCTCCCCGGCTTGTCGACGACAGGGAGGCCAGCCCGCCCTTCCCTCCGGGTTTCGGGCCACCGGCCCGATTCAAGGACACAACTACCACCGCTCCGACAGCAACCTTTGCGGTGGTGGTTGCGAAGGGGGACGGAAACCCTGACCAGAGCATCGCTGGTACTACTGATGCTGCGGGTGGGCTCGACATTGACAATGCCCCCCTGCCTCCTGCGTCAACAACAACCAAGACCAAGAGCAGCATGCTGAAGGGCAAGCCAAGACCAAAGGTGCAGAGCAACGCGGATAAGGAAGGTGCAGAGCTGGATTCGATCCTAGGGAAGAGGATGGAGCGCAACAGGCCAGAGTCTAATGTAGGTCTAGGGGAAAATAAGGAGATGAACAGAGACATGTATAAGAAAATGAGAGGGTCTGTTAGTGGAGAGGCTGAGAGCAACATAGGTGTGTTAGGCCGTAAGGAAGCTACCGGTATAGGGGCTACCGGGAACTGA
- the LOC109768413 gene encoding uncharacterized protein isoform X3 yields MSCGCGGGVAAGDGGLAEWQRIYDRVEALAAGRARLEARNRTQHEFWDARDKINQSRLHQAELSRSRWEAACRELLPSDDPKLAELLESDLEDSRTCEALLDTENSELLAQLKEDGNCVELNENTADHEHTSGDLISELRKLKRTYETICWNKDKEATEAVQKLQQKIEELQVAACKKDDEIGILQAEASACINKLVVLKGKLDEMRSLDKDIDIQKLKVGQHETLERKIASLPNIQSKEAGNVVGIIQKNADHGAITGELRAELRKLKQAYETLSSNKDKEISKLLEMKDFLLNQLMRMDKDNAELLQKKEVEAAQANEAAQKLQQNVEELEVSVRYKDDEIGRLRAEAGPLKIKEVEAAQANEAAQKLQQNVEELQGIVRYKDDEIGRLRAEAGPLKIKEVEAEAKKAVQTLQQNVEELQVAVRNKDDEIGKLRAEVGHLKIKQVEAAQKLQQNVDVLQIEVRNKNDENCRLPAEAANAEKK; encoded by the exons ATGAGTTGCGGCTgtggcggcggcgtggcggcggggGACGGCGGGCTGGCCGAGTGGCAGCGCATCTACGACCGGGTCGAGGCGCTCGCCGCCGGCCGCGCGCGGCTGGAGGCGCGCAACAGGACCCAGCACGAGTTCTGGGACGCCCGCGACAAGATCAACCAGTCCCGCCTCCaccag GCGGAGCTGAGCAGAAGCAGGTGGGAGGCGGCCTGCAGGGAGCTGCTCCCTTCCGATGATCCCAAGCTCGCCG AACTGCTAGAGAGTGATTTGGAGGATTCAAGAACTTGTGAAGCTCTCTTGGACACCGAAAACTCAGAACTGCTG GCACAACTGAAGGAAGATGGAAATTGTGTAGAGCTTAATGAAAACACTGCAGATCATGAGCACACTTCTGGAGATTTAATATCAGAGCTAAGAAAGTTAAAGCGAACCTATGAGACCATATGCTGGAACAAGGATAAGGAAGCCACTGAAGCCGTGCAAAAGCTTCAACAGAAGATAGAGGAGCTGCAAGTGGCAGCCTGTAAGAAGGATGATGAGATTGGAATATtgcaagcagaagcttctgcttgtaTAAATAAGTTAGTGGTTCTAAAGGGTAAACTAGATGAAATGCGATCTTTGGATAAGGACATTGACATCCAAAAGCTCAAAGTTGGGCAACATGAGACTCTTGAACGCAAGATTGCCTCCTTACCAAAT ATACAATCCAAGGAAGCTGGAAATGTTGTAGGTATTATTCAAAAGAATGCGGATCATGGGGCCATCACAGGAGAATTAAGAGCGGAGCTCAGAAAACTGAAGCAAGCTTATGAGACCCTGAGCTCAAACAAGGATAAGGAAATTTCTAAATTACTTGAAATGAAGGATTTTCTTTTGAACCAACTGATGAGAATGGACAAGGACAATGCAGAGCTCCTTCAGAAAAAGGAAGTGGAGGCAGCACAAGCTAACGAAGCAGCACAAAAGCTTCAGCAGAATGTAGAGGAGCTGGAAGTGTCAGTCCGATATAAGGATGATGAGATTGGCAGATTGCGAGCAGAAGCGGGGCCCCTAAAGATAAAGGAAGTGGAGGCAGCACAAGCTAATGAAGCAGCACAAAAGCTTCAGCAGAATGTAGAGGAGCTGCAAGGTATAGTCCGATATAAGGATGATGAGATTGGCAGATTGCGAGCAGAAGCGGGGCCCCTGAAGATAAAGGAAGTGGAGGCAGAAGCGAAGAAAGCAGTGCAAACGCTTCAGCAGAATGTAGAGGAGCTGCAAGTGGCAGTCCGAAATAAAGATGACGAGATTGGCAAATTGCGAGCAGAAGTGGGGCACCTTAAGATAAAACAAGTGGAAGCAGCACAAAAGCTTCAGCAGAATGTAGATGTGCTGCAAATAGAAGTACGAAATAAGAATGACGAGAATTGTAGATTGCCAGCAGAAGCTGCTAATGCAGAAAAAAAG TAA